One window of the Labilibaculum sp. genome contains the following:
- a CDS encoding ATP-dependent 6-phosphofructokinase — protein sequence MKRVLVATGGGDCPGLNAVIRAVVKRAAQEKDWEVVGSIQSFDGILKEPTEIKILDDAAVKGIHYQGGTIIGTTTKGGPFAWPVKNKDGSWGSADRSDEMIRKLQYLGIDAVISIGGDGSQKISQALYEKGLNIIGVPKTIDNDLSATDFTFGYQTAVQICTEAVDKLKTTAASHNRVFILEAMGRDAGWIALSAAIAGGAEACLIPELPYDIKKVKEKLDTRFLKGKGFGIIVVAEGAMPKGGSALAAESTEIGNPNLKLSGAADRLLVELKAAGIEADIRTTVLGHLQRGGIPLAYDRVLATQFGVKAFEMVLEGKFGQMVAYRHPEVVGVPLPEAIGKQNLVDPKSNLIKTAKGVGICFGD from the coding sequence ATGAAAAGAGTATTAGTTGCAACCGGTGGTGGTGATTGCCCGGGGTTGAATGCTGTGATTCGCGCCGTTGTGAAACGTGCAGCACAGGAAAAAGATTGGGAAGTAGTAGGAAGTATTCAGTCTTTCGATGGAATATTGAAAGAACCAACTGAGATAAAAATATTAGATGATGCTGCCGTAAAAGGAATCCACTACCAAGGTGGTACAATAATTGGAACTACCACAAAGGGGGGTCCATTTGCTTGGCCTGTAAAAAATAAAGATGGTTCTTGGGGGTCTGCCGATCGTTCAGACGAAATGATTCGTAAACTGCAATATTTAGGAATAGATGCAGTAATAAGTATTGGTGGTGATGGTTCTCAAAAAATTTCACAAGCTCTTTACGAAAAAGGATTGAACATTATTGGGGTTCCTAAAACCATCGATAACGACCTTTCGGCAACCGATTTTACTTTCGGTTACCAAACCGCAGTGCAGATTTGTACGGAAGCTGTTGATAAGTTAAAAACTACTGCTGCATCTCATAACCGTGTTTTTATTTTGGAAGCTATGGGTCGTGATGCGGGATGGATTGCTTTAAGTGCTGCTATTGCCGGTGGAGCAGAAGCTTGTTTAATTCCTGAGCTTCCTTACGATATCAAAAAAGTAAAGGAAAAATTAGATACTCGTTTCTTAAAGGGAAAAGGTTTTGGTATTATCGTTGTTGCTGAAGGAGCTATGCCTAAAGGCGGTTCTGCTTTGGCTGCTGAAAGTACTGAAATTGGAAACCCAAATTTGAAACTAAGTGGTGCTGCTGATCGTTTGTTGGTTGAATTGAAAGCTGCTGGCATTGAAGCGGATATTCGTACTACCGTATTGGGTCACTTGCAGCGTGGTGGTATTCCTTTGGCTTACGATCGTGTTTTGGCAACTCAATTTGGTGTTAAGGCATTCGAGATGGTGTTAGAGGGAAAATTTGGACAAATGGTGGCATATCGTCATCCTGAGGTTGTTGGAGTTCCTCTTCCAGAAGCTATTGGAAAACAAAACCTTGTTGATCCAAAATCAAATTTGATTAAAACAGCAAAAGGTGTTGGTATCTGTTTTGGAGACTAA
- a CDS encoding thiol-disulfide oxidoreductase DCC family protein yields the protein MQHIKSDQNYSDPIVLFDGVCNLCTTSVRFLLACNRKENLHFASLQSDFARDLLVQYKLTNEELSTIIFIENKQIYTKSSAVLELTKHLIYPWRALYFFKFVPRIITDWVYNLISRNRYNWFGKKNQCMIPKPKWKHRFF from the coding sequence ATGCAACATATCAAATCAGATCAAAATTATTCAGACCCTATCGTACTTTTCGATGGGGTTTGCAATTTATGTACTACTTCCGTTCGATTTTTACTTGCCTGTAACAGAAAAGAAAATCTTCATTTTGCATCACTTCAGTCTGACTTTGCCAGAGATTTACTGGTTCAATACAAACTTACCAATGAAGAACTTAGCACCATAATCTTCATCGAAAACAAGCAAATTTACACAAAAAGCTCCGCCGTTTTAGAACTAACGAAACACTTAATTTATCCTTGGAGAGCATTGTACTTCTTTAAGTTCGTACCAAGAATAATTACCGATTGGGTATACAATCTAATTTCAAGAAACCGATACAATTGGTTTGGTAAAAAAAACCAATGTATGATTCCAAAACCAAAGTGGAAACATCGGTTTTTCTGA
- a CDS encoding permease: MIKSIQITNRKQLLLAFLLLPVWYLLYANLQNISDFLIDTVFQMQKGTHLSETLRFFIFEVPKVLLLLVLIIFGVGIIRSYFSPEKTRNALAGKSTFMGNILAALLGVLTPFCSCSAIPLFLGFVEAGVPLGVTFSFLIAAPMVNEIALIMLVGLFGWKTAIIYTLTGLLIAVFAGYLIGVLKLEKYIQAWVFEVKTGQTSTDETKMNFSHRIKVGLDTVKEIVGKIWLYIVIGVAIGAAAHGYVPEDYMAALMGKSAWYSVPLSILIGIPMYSNAAGIIPIVSVLIEKGASLGTALAFMMSVIGLSLPEIIILKKVLKMPLILAFVGIVAAGILCVGFIFNFIY, translated from the coding sequence ATGATTAAATCAATACAAATCACAAATAGAAAGCAACTTCTTCTGGCTTTTCTTTTACTTCCCGTATGGTATTTATTGTATGCCAATCTGCAAAATATATCCGATTTTTTAATCGATACCGTTTTTCAGATGCAAAAAGGCACGCACCTTTCAGAAACCTTGCGCTTCTTTATTTTCGAAGTTCCTAAGGTTCTGCTGTTATTGGTACTAATCATTTTTGGTGTAGGTATTATCCGCAGCTATTTCTCACCTGAAAAAACCAGAAACGCTTTGGCTGGAAAATCCACTTTCATGGGAAATATTCTGGCAGCATTGCTTGGTGTCCTGACTCCTTTCTGCTCTTGTTCTGCAATTCCTTTATTTTTAGGATTTGTGGAGGCAGGCGTACCTTTAGGTGTTACTTTTAGTTTCCTGATTGCAGCTCCGATGGTAAATGAAATCGCACTTATTATGCTGGTTGGTTTATTTGGATGGAAAACTGCAATTATCTACACACTAACAGGTTTATTGATCGCGGTTTTTGCCGGCTATCTAATAGGAGTTTTAAAGCTTGAAAAATATATACAAGCCTGGGTTTTTGAAGTAAAAACAGGACAAACAAGTACAGATGAAACCAAAATGAACTTTTCGCATCGTATTAAGGTTGGTTTGGATACAGTTAAAGAAATTGTCGGTAAAATTTGGCTCTACATAGTTATTGGTGTTGCAATTGGCGCGGCGGCGCATGGTTACGTTCCTGAAGATTACATGGCTGCACTAATGGGAAAATCAGCATGGTACTCAGTCCCTTTGTCCATTCTTATCGGCATTCCTATGTATTCAAATGCGGCAGGTATCATTCCTATTGTGAGCGTTTTAATCGAAAAAGGAGCTTCGCTGGGAACCGCACTCGCCTTTATGATGTCGGTAATTGGTTTGTCCTTACCCGAAATTATTATCCTTAAAAAGGTATTAAAAATGCCTTTGATATTGGCATTTGTAGGAATAGTTGCTGCAGGAATTCTTTGTGTCGGATTTATTTTTAATTTTATCTATTAA